The following proteins are co-located in the Streptomyces sp. NBC_00435 genome:
- a CDS encoding roadblock/LC7 domain-containing protein encodes MIEHQRIDLDGVRRSGELDWLLDDLVVRVREVRHAVVLSNDGLAVGASSALSREDAEHLAAVASGFHSLAKGAGRHFHAGGVRQTMVEMDEGFLFVAAAGDGSCLAVLSGAGADMGLIAYEMARLVKRVGEHLYTPPRFAARPPAAG; translated from the coding sequence ATGATCGAACACCAGAGAATCGACCTCGACGGAGTCCGCAGGTCCGGCGAACTCGACTGGCTCCTTGACGACCTCGTGGTCCGCGTCCGCGAGGTGCGCCACGCGGTGGTCCTGTCGAACGACGGGCTGGCGGTGGGTGCTTCGAGCGCGCTCAGCCGGGAGGACGCCGAGCACCTGGCGGCCGTGGCCTCCGGGTTCCACAGCCTGGCCAAGGGCGCGGGCCGGCACTTCCACGCCGGGGGCGTGCGCCAGACGATGGTGGAGATGGACGAGGGCTTCCTCTTCGTGGCGGCCGCCGGCGACGGCTCCTGTCTGGCCGTGCTCAGCGGGGCCGGCGCCGACATGGGGCTGATCGCGTACGAGATGGCCCGCCTGGTGAAGCGGGTCGGCGAGCACCTCTACACCCCGCCCCGGTTCGCGG
- a CDS encoding nitrate- and nitrite sensing domain-containing protein has product MRRPRRTPEAAASRPPAPAPAGRRAHAGPPAEEPVEQAVPGVFAAAPEGGGRSARARLRPATVRAKIVSLLMVPVVSLLALWAFATVDAAQDVARLSRAQRVDRELRVPITAAVTALQAERRTALRLLADPTAGQAVAAQAPGQSGALEEQARRTDAAVRALRLGDRNTVADSGEYRSDIVLRLRAFVAAAEGLGPARKDVAEHRATPEAAYETYTRVIDSAMDVGGALSGGGPAAELGVDARVLLEFARAGEQLSREDALLTAPGPRTAETLRRLTGAVETRRALTASAARDLPTAQQDAWQSVSKSAAYADLTGAEDGALTAAGSLVAAPGSSGPAGSSGSAGAAKDRDKDARAAVAPAGPPAGWEAAYTSVATSMREISDAAHAASADRADPFGAGVLSSAGAAVLLGLAAVAASLVISVRIGRALVVELVSLRNTALEIAHRKLPRAMDRLRAGQDIDVSAETPPGPAADDEIAQVGEALATVHRAALSAAVERAELASGVSGVFVNLARRSQVLVHKQLTLLDSMERRADDPGELGDLFRLDHLTTRMRRHAESLIILSGAAPGRAWRTPIPLTNVVRAAVSEIEDYPRVEVRQLAEAAVIGGAVADLTHLLAELIENATQFSPPHTKVRVSGEPVGAGYVLEVEDRGLGMGREALSEANRRIEQSEALDLFDSDRLGLFVVSRLSARHGVKVHLRMSPYGGTTAVVLLPNSLLQGALTAAAPQPGAEHHPVPEPAQLLEPAPEPVREQPWEPAPAMSVVRDDVRGIPVPDRRPAREEPRPAPVAPLRPRGSAGAAPRTPTPAVAAAPAAPSGPAASVTELPRRVRQASLVPQLREAPEPKAPAGVRGAGDPPGRSPEQARERMAAYRAGWVRGTQAGAGPDGAAGTGSGTSTGTGTGTSAGVGTGEGEGAR; this is encoded by the coding sequence ATGCGCAGACCCCGCAGAACACCGGAAGCAGCGGCGTCGCGGCCGCCCGCGCCCGCTCCCGCGGGCCGCCGGGCACACGCCGGACCGCCCGCCGAGGAGCCGGTGGAGCAGGCGGTACCCGGGGTGTTCGCGGCGGCACCCGAGGGTGGCGGCCGTAGTGCGCGGGCCCGGCTGCGCCCCGCCACCGTCCGCGCGAAGATCGTCTCGCTGCTGATGGTTCCGGTGGTGTCCCTGCTCGCCCTCTGGGCCTTCGCCACCGTCGACGCGGCCCAGGACGTCGCCCGCCTCAGCCGCGCCCAGCGGGTCGACCGGGAGCTGCGGGTTCCGATCACGGCCGCCGTCACCGCGCTGCAGGCCGAACGGCGTACGGCCCTGCGGCTGCTGGCCGACCCCACCGCCGGTCAGGCCGTGGCCGCCCAGGCCCCCGGTCAGTCCGGCGCGCTGGAGGAGCAGGCGCGCCGCACCGACGCCGCCGTGCGGGCGCTGCGGCTCGGCGACCGCAACACCGTCGCCGACTCCGGGGAGTACCGTTCCGACATCGTCCTGCGGCTGCGCGCCTTCGTCGCCGCCGCCGAAGGGCTGGGCCCGGCGCGCAAGGACGTGGCCGAGCACCGCGCGACCCCCGAAGCCGCCTACGAGACGTACACCCGGGTGATCGATTCGGCGATGGACGTCGGTGGCGCCCTCTCCGGAGGGGGCCCCGCCGCCGAACTGGGCGTGGACGCCCGCGTCCTGCTGGAATTCGCGCGAGCCGGTGAGCAGCTCTCGCGGGAGGACGCCCTGCTGACGGCGCCGGGCCCGCGCACGGCCGAAACGCTTCGCCGCCTGACCGGCGCGGTCGAGACCCGGCGGGCACTGACGGCCTCCGCCGCCCGGGACCTGCCCACCGCCCAGCAGGACGCCTGGCAGTCCGTCTCCAAGAGCGCCGCCTACGCCGATCTCACCGGGGCCGAGGACGGGGCGCTCACCGCCGCGGGATCCCTGGTCGCGGCGCCGGGCTCCTCCGGTCCGGCCGGTTCCTCGGGTTCGGCCGGCGCAGCCAAGGACCGGGACAAGGACGCGCGCGCCGCCGTGGCCCCCGCCGGACCGCCCGCCGGCTGGGAGGCCGCGTACACCTCCGTGGCCACCTCGATGCGGGAGATCTCGGACGCCGCCCACGCCGCGTCGGCGGACCGTGCCGACCCCTTCGGTGCGGGCGTGCTCAGCTCGGCCGGAGCGGCCGTCCTGCTGGGTCTGGCCGCCGTGGCCGCCTCGCTCGTCATCTCGGTGCGCATCGGCCGGGCCCTGGTCGTCGAGCTCGTCTCGCTGCGCAACACCGCGCTGGAGATCGCGCACCGCAAACTCCCGCGGGCCATGGACCGGTTGCGGGCGGGCCAGGACATCGACGTGTCCGCCGAGACCCCGCCGGGCCCGGCCGCCGACGACGAGATCGCCCAGGTCGGAGAGGCACTGGCGACGGTCCACCGGGCGGCGCTCAGCGCGGCCGTCGAACGCGCCGAGCTGGCCAGCGGCGTGAGCGGGGTCTTCGTGAACCTCGCCCGGCGCAGCCAGGTACTGGTGCACAAGCAGCTCACCCTGCTCGACTCGATGGAGCGGCGCGCCGACGACCCGGGCGAGCTCGGTGACCTCTTCCGGCTCGACCACCTGACCACGCGGATGCGCCGGCACGCGGAGAGCCTGATCATCCTTTCGGGTGCCGCTCCCGGGCGCGCCTGGCGCACGCCGATCCCGCTGACGAACGTCGTACGGGCCGCCGTCTCCGAGATCGAGGACTATCCGCGCGTCGAGGTCCGCCAGCTCGCCGAGGCCGCCGTGATCGGCGGCGCCGTCGCCGACCTCACCCACCTGCTCGCCGAACTCATCGAGAACGCCACCCAGTTCTCCCCACCGCACACCAAGGTCCGGGTCAGCGGGGAGCCCGTCGGCGCCGGCTACGTCCTTGAGGTCGAGGACCGGGGGCTCGGCATGGGCCGCGAGGCCCTGAGCGAGGCGAACCGGCGCATCGAGCAGTCCGAGGCGCTCGACCTCTTCGACAGCGACCGCCTCGGGCTCTTCGTCGTCAGCCGACTCTCCGCCCGCCACGGTGTGAAGGTGCACCTGCGCATGTCACCGTACGGAGGCACCACCGCGGTGGTGCTGCTCCCGAACTCCCTGCTCCAGGGCGCCCTCACGGCCGCCGCCCCGCAGCCCGGGGCGGAGCATCACCCGGTGCCGGAGCCCGCGCAGCTGCTGGAGCCGGCCCCCGAGCCGGTCCGGGAACAGCCCTGGGAGCCGGCCCCGGCCATGAGCGTCGTACGGGACGACGTGCGCGGGATACCGGTCCCGGACCGGCGCCCGGCCCGGGAGGAGCCCCGCCCCGCCCCGGTGGCACCGCTCCGGCCCCGCGGCTCCGCCGGCGCGGCTCCCCGTACCCCCACCCCGGCGGTCGCGGCGGCTCCGGCCGCCCCCTCGGGCCCGGCCGCCTCGGTCACCGAACTGCCGCGCCGGGTCCGGCAGGCCAGCCTCGTCCCGCAGCTGCGCGAGGCCCCCGAGCCCAAGGCCCCGGCCGGGGTCCGGGGGGCCGGGGACCCGCCCGGGCGCAGCCCCGAGCAGGCGCGCGAGCGGATGGCGGCGTACCGGGCGGGCTGGGTGCGCGGCACCCAGGCGGGCGCGGGGCCGGACGGCGCTGCGGGCACGGGCAGCGGTACAAGCACCGGCACCGGCACCGGTACAAGCGCGGGCGTAGGTACAGGCGAAGGCGAAGGAGCACGATGA
- a CDS encoding MHYT domain-containing protein, which translates to MGHLDHAAYGWLTPALSYVMASIGAALGLRCTVRALAATTGTSRRNWLLTAASAIGTGIWTMHFVAMLGFHVTGTEIRYNVPLTILGLVVAVLVVGAGVFAVGYGKDRGRSLVLGGLTTGLGVASMHYLGMAALRLHGSVSYDPLMVGLSIAIAVVAATAALWAALNIKSPVAVAVASLIMGAAVTSMHYTGMLAVAVDVAPSDAALPGATAMQFIFPLAVGLGSYLFITSAFVALSPTADERAASAAASADLRLGERGAAAPAG; encoded by the coding sequence ATGGGACACCTGGACCACGCCGCCTACGGCTGGCTTACCCCCGCGCTGTCATACGTGATGGCTTCGATCGGCGCCGCCCTCGGCCTGCGCTGCACCGTTCGCGCGCTCGCCGCGACGACCGGAACCTCCCGCCGCAACTGGCTCCTCACCGCGGCCTCGGCCATCGGGACCGGGATCTGGACGATGCACTTCGTCGCGATGCTCGGCTTCCACGTCACCGGGACCGAGATCCGCTACAACGTGCCGCTGACCATCCTCGGACTGGTCGTCGCCGTCCTCGTCGTGGGCGCCGGAGTGTTCGCCGTCGGCTACGGCAAGGATCGCGGCCGGTCTCTCGTCCTCGGCGGCCTCACCACCGGCCTCGGCGTCGCGAGCATGCACTACCTCGGCATGGCGGCCCTGCGCCTGCACGGCTCGGTCTCCTACGACCCGCTGATGGTCGGCCTGTCGATCGCCATCGCGGTCGTCGCCGCCACCGCGGCCCTGTGGGCGGCGCTCAACATCAAGTCCCCGGTGGCCGTCGCCGTCGCCTCGCTCATCATGGGCGCCGCCGTCACGAGCATGCACTACACCGGCATGCTCGCCGTCGCCGTCGACGTCGCCCCCTCGGACGCGGCCCTGCCGGGCGCCACCGCCATGCAGTTCATCTTCCCGCTCGCCGTCGGCCTCGGCTCCTACCTCTTCATCACCTCCGCGTTCGTCGCGCTCTCGCCGACCGCCGACGAGCGGGCGGCCTCCGCCGCCGCTTCCGCCGACCTGCGCCTGGGAGAGCGCGGAGCCGCCGCCCCGGCGGGCTGA
- a CDS encoding class I SAM-dependent methyltransferase, with translation MSDDRTQDHAQDQTRELSQDRPQDRSQDQPQDQPQDRSQEQSRDRGHVQEFFGARAAGWDSKFPGDGPAFATAVGEFGLRPGDRVLDAGCGTGRALTALRAAVGPSGTVLGADVTPQMLAAARDAGRGAEGALLLADVARLPLRDGVLDAVFAAGLIAHLPDPGANLRELARVVRPGGRLALFHPIGRAALAARHGRELTPQDMRAEHNLGPLLAGSGWRMTSYTDEDARFLAVAVRTP, from the coding sequence ATGAGCGACGACCGCACACAGGACCACGCCCAGGACCAAACCCGGGAGCTGTCTCAGGACCGGCCGCAGGACCGGTCTCAGGACCAGCCGCAGGACCAGCCGCAGGACCGGTCTCAGGAGCAGTCCCGGGACCGCGGCCACGTCCAGGAGTTCTTCGGGGCGCGCGCGGCCGGCTGGGACAGCAAGTTCCCCGGGGACGGACCCGCCTTCGCCACCGCCGTGGGCGAGTTCGGGCTGCGTCCGGGGGACCGGGTGCTCGACGCGGGATGCGGCACCGGGCGCGCGCTGACCGCGCTGCGCGCGGCCGTCGGCCCGTCGGGCACGGTGCTCGGCGCCGATGTCACCCCGCAGATGCTGGCCGCCGCGCGGGATGCGGGCCGGGGCGCCGAGGGCGCCCTGCTGCTCGCGGACGTGGCGCGGCTGCCGCTGCGCGACGGGGTGCTGGACGCGGTGTTCGCCGCCGGCCTGATCGCCCACCTGCCCGATCCCGGGGCCAATCTGCGCGAGCTCGCCCGGGTGGTCCGCCCGGGGGGCCGACTCGCGCTGTTCCACCCGATCGGGCGCGCGGCACTGGCGGCTCGCCACGGCCGCGAACTGACCCCGCAGGACATGCGGGCCGAGCACAACCTCGGCCCGCTGCTGGCCGGTTCGGGCTGGCGGATGACCTCGTACACCGATGAGGACGCACGCTTCCTCGCGGTGGCGGTCCGCACCCCCTGA